In one window of Hymenobacter nivis DNA:
- a CDS encoding Kelch repeat-containing protein produces MKNFFPVVLLALATLSLGSCKKTPDTTTATGVWTRSAYFGGLKRSGAVSFTIGSTAYTGLGMNGTDTLGAFKDFYAYSASSNSWTQVARFPGKGRYLAVAFSDANYGYVGTGYDGLNYLSDFWKYDPTKNTWSQIASFPSARYGAVAFTAKNVGYVGTGNTGNTQNDFYQYNATANTWSAINSFPGAKRQGASAFTVNDKGYVMLGTDNAAYPTDVYSYDPSTSTWTARRPLIQHSATSADALDYDYTLVPRANAASFAVGSMGYIATGTKGAVQADCWVYSPTDDTWTVKTAFNATTGGGGGVGRSNGVGFAIGSMGYVGLGVTGTTRLDDLYQFAPDAVPQ; encoded by the coding sequence ATGAAGAATTTTTTTCCAGTCGTTTTGCTTGCGCTGGCGACCTTAAGCCTCGGTTCCTGCAAAAAAACTCCCGATACCACCACCGCTACCGGCGTTTGGACCCGCAGTGCGTATTTCGGCGGCTTGAAGCGCAGCGGAGCCGTGAGCTTCACTATTGGCAGCACGGCCTACACTGGCCTGGGCATGAACGGTACGGATACCCTCGGTGCTTTCAAAGACTTTTACGCTTACAGCGCCTCTTCCAACAGCTGGACCCAAGTAGCCCGTTTTCCGGGTAAGGGCCGCTACCTGGCCGTGGCCTTTTCCGACGCCAACTATGGCTACGTGGGCACCGGCTACGACGGTCTGAACTACCTGAGCGACTTCTGGAAGTACGACCCCACCAAGAACACCTGGTCGCAGATTGCCTCGTTCCCGTCGGCCCGCTACGGCGCCGTGGCCTTCACCGCTAAAAATGTGGGGTACGTGGGCACCGGCAATACTGGCAACACCCAAAACGACTTTTACCAGTACAACGCTACCGCCAACACCTGGTCGGCCATCAATAGCTTCCCCGGGGCCAAGCGCCAGGGCGCCTCGGCTTTCACGGTCAACGACAAAGGCTATGTGATGCTGGGCACGGACAACGCCGCCTACCCCACTGACGTGTACTCCTACGACCCCAGCACCAGCACCTGGACGGCCCGCCGCCCGCTCATTCAGCACTCGGCTACGTCGGCCGATGCTTTGGACTACGACTATACCCTCGTGCCCCGCGCCAATGCCGCCAGCTTCGCAGTGGGCTCGATGGGCTACATTGCCACGGGTACCAAAGGCGCGGTGCAGGCTGACTGCTGGGTCTATAGCCCAACTGATGATACCTGGACGGTGAAAACGGCCTTCAACGCCACGACCGGCGGCGGCGGTGGCGTGGGCCGCTCCAACGGCGTTGGGTTCGCCATTGGCAGCATGGGCTACGTGGGCTTGGGCGTAACGGGCACCACGCGCCTCGACGATCTGTACCAGTTTGCGCCGGATGCAGTTCCTCAATAA
- a CDS encoding ATP-binding protein yields MRACQGSRPGSSGLGLSISRKFIAAQGGQLWVESQPPAGCCVLFTLPVAG; encoded by the coding sequence TTGCGGGCGTGCCAGGGGTCCCGCCCCGGCAGCTCGGGCCTGGGCCTGAGCATTTCGCGCAAGTTCATCGCCGCGCAGGGCGGGCAACTGTGGGTGGAAAGCCAGCCGCCGGCCGGCTGCTGCGTCCTGTTCACGCTGCCCGTGGCGGGCTGA
- a CDS encoding thioredoxin family protein, translating to MRFFLASALLVATGARAQTPPPATAWNPDLTAALAQAKASQRPVLAVFSGSDWCKPCIMLKQEVFDQPEFAQYAQDKFVLARFDFPRNRKNQLPPAQTKLSEQAAAQLNKEGTFPLVVLLSSEGKVLAKSGYRPGGPAAKPHRVVPE from the coding sequence ATGCGTTTTTTCCTGGCCAGTGCGCTGCTGGTGGCCACCGGAGCCCGCGCCCAAACGCCGCCGCCCGCCACCGCCTGGAACCCCGACCTCACCGCCGCCCTAGCACAGGCCAAGGCCAGCCAGCGCCCGGTGCTGGCTGTGTTTTCGGGTTCCGACTGGTGCAAGCCTTGCATCATGCTGAAGCAGGAGGTATTCGACCAGCCCGAGTTCGCGCAGTACGCCCAGGACAAGTTCGTGCTAGCCCGCTTCGACTTCCCGCGCAACCGCAAAAACCAGCTGCCACCCGCCCAAACCAAGCTGAGCGAGCAAGCCGCTGCCCAACTCAATAAGGAAGGCACGTTTCCGCTGGTGGTGCTGCTTTCGTCCGAGGGCAAGGTGCTGGCCAAGAGCGGCTACCGCCCCGGCGGCCCCGCCGCCAAGCCCCATAGAGTTGTTCCCGAATAA
- a CDS encoding response regulator yields the protein MDDEAHLRQLRARVLELEGYAVLQAPGVARGFELLRAYAAEVLVILSGVKLPDAHGVDLLLRFRAAAPDAEVVLLTTFGTIANGVRANEARRVRLPHEGRF from the coding sequence ATCGACGACGAGGCCCACTTACGGCAGCTGCGGGCACGGGTACTGGAGCTGGAAGGCTACGCCGTGCTCCAGGCCCCCGGCGTGGCCCGCGGCTTCGAGCTGCTGCGCGCCTACGCCGCCGAGGTGCTCGTCATCCTCTCCGGCGTAAAGCTACCCGACGCCCACGGCGTGGACCTGCTGCTCCGCTTCCGGGCCGCCGCACCCGACGCCGAAGTAGTGCTGCTCACCACCTTCGGCACCATCGCCAACGGCGTGCGGGCCAATGAAGCAAGGCGCGTTCGACTACCTCACGAAGGGCGATTTTGA
- a CDS encoding response regulator transcription factor, producing the protein MRLLIIEDEPGIARFLKQGLEEESFAVDVAGTGPTGLALALAQAYDLLLVDWMLPGLSGLEVCQQLRAAHDRTPLIFLTAKDTVADTIAGLQAGANDYIKKPFHFEELLERIRVQLRPAGPPAEPERFGVGPIVLDVGTHQVHKDGEEIVLTQKEFALLEYLLRHKGKVCHRQKIIENVWDIHFEYNTGVIDVYVNALRKKLRLGKEDEYLQTIRGIGYVARD; encoded by the coding sequence ATGCGACTATTGATAATTGAGGACGAACCCGGCATTGCCCGGTTCCTGAAGCAGGGGCTGGAGGAAGAGTCCTTTGCCGTGGACGTGGCCGGCACGGGCCCCACCGGCCTCGCCCTGGCCCTGGCCCAGGCCTACGACCTGCTGCTGGTGGACTGGATGCTGCCCGGCCTCAGCGGGCTGGAGGTGTGCCAGCAGCTGCGCGCCGCCCACGACCGCACGCCCCTCATTTTCCTCACCGCCAAAGACACCGTGGCCGACACCATTGCCGGCTTGCAGGCGGGGGCCAACGACTACATTAAGAAGCCGTTCCACTTCGAGGAGCTGCTGGAGCGCATCCGGGTGCAGCTGCGGCCGGCGGGGCCCCCGGCCGAGCCCGAGCGCTTCGGCGTGGGCCCCATCGTGCTCGACGTGGGCACCCACCAAGTGCACAAAGACGGCGAGGAAATCGTGCTCACCCAGAAGGAGTTTGCCCTGCTCGAATACTTGCTGCGCCACAAGGGCAAGGTGTGCCACCGCCAGAAAATCATCGAAAATGTGTGGGATATCCACTTCGAGTACAATACCGGCGTGATTGACGTGTACGTGAACGCGCTGCGCAAAAAGCTTAGGTTAGGTAAGGAGGACGAGTATTTGCAAACCATCCGCGGCATTGGGTATGTCGCCCGCGATTAG
- a CDS encoding LytR/AlgR family response regulator transcription factor produces MSTVLKCIAVDDEPLALGLVCSFIEKTPFLELVGRYDNGVAALHGLHALPPGGVDVAFLDIQMQELNGLELARVLAQAGGPRVVFTTAFSQYAVEGYRVDALDYLVKPFNYEEFLRAAGKARAYAERDQAAAAPAPPEEDSIFLKVEYQLVRVLLADILYVEGLKDYVKVHLKSSPRALLSLLSLRAMEEKLPARRFLRIHRSFIVALDKIEAVRRLTVQIGEATLPVGDQYKEAFGQFLSRWI; encoded by the coding sequence ATGTCCACCGTTCTCAAGTGCATTGCCGTCGACGACGAGCCGCTGGCCCTGGGGCTGGTTTGCTCGTTCATTGAAAAAACGCCGTTTCTGGAGCTGGTGGGGCGCTACGACAACGGCGTGGCTGCCCTGCACGGCCTGCACGCGCTGCCCCCGGGCGGCGTCGACGTAGCGTTTCTCGACATTCAGATGCAGGAGCTCAACGGCCTGGAGCTGGCCCGCGTGCTGGCCCAGGCCGGGGGGCCCCGGGTGGTGTTCACCACCGCCTTCAGCCAGTACGCCGTGGAAGGCTACCGCGTCGACGCCCTCGACTACCTGGTGAAGCCCTTCAACTACGAGGAGTTTTTGCGGGCCGCTGGCAAGGCCCGTGCCTACGCCGAGCGTGACCAGGCCGCCGCCGCCCCCGCGCCGCCCGAGGAAGACAGCATTTTCCTAAAAGTAGAGTACCAGCTTGTGCGGGTGCTGCTGGCCGATATCTTGTACGTTGAGGGGCTGAAGGACTATGTGAAAGTGCACCTCAAAAGCTCGCCCCGGGCCCTGCTCTCGCTGCTGAGCCTGCGGGCCATGGAAGAAAAATTGCCGGCCCGGCGCTTCCTGCGCATCCACCGTTCATTCATCGTGGCGCTCGACAAAATTGAGGCTGTGCGCCGCCTCACCGTGCAAATTGGCGAGGCCACGCTGCCCGTGGGCGACCAGTACAAGGAGGCGTTTGGGCAATTCCTGAGCCGCTGGATCTGA
- a CDS encoding sigma 54-interacting transcriptional regulator: MVERAADKARLHQRLATLERHVAQRANFDAMIGTSPALRRAQDLARQVAPTDGTLLLGGPNGAGKEQSAQALREASGRRQKAFVAVNYSTFPRDLLDLQLFSHKKRALTGALGDKKGLLEEANGGTLFLDEIGELELNMQAKLLRVLELQQFTKPGDTKPTQVNVRLIAATNRNLEQAAADGNFRHGLYYRLSVFTIVVPPFSARMADVPLLAAYFLQHFATRSRRPATCCACATYWTSKSSTS; this comes from the coding sequence GTGGTGGAGCGCGCCGCCGACAAGGCCCGCCTGCACCAGCGCCTGGCCACCCTGGAGCGCCACGTGGCCCAGCGCGCCAATTTCGACGCCATGATTGGCACCTCGCCCGCCCTGCGCCGGGCCCAGGACCTGGCCCGCCAAGTGGCGCCCACCGACGGCACCCTGCTGCTGGGGGGGCCCAACGGCGCGGGCAAGGAGCAGTCTGCCCAGGCGCTGCGCGAGGCCAGCGGGCGTCGCCAAAAGGCATTCGTGGCCGTCAATTACAGCACCTTCCCGCGCGATTTGCTGGATTTGCAACTGTTTAGCCATAAGAAAAGGGCCTTAACGGGGGCCCTGGGCGACAAGAAAGGGCTGCTGGAAGAAGCCAACGGCGGCACCTTATTCCTGGACGAAATTGGCGAGCTGGAGCTGAACATGCAGGCCAAGTTACTGCGGGTGTTGGAGTTGCAGCAGTTCACCAAGCCCGGCGACACCAAGCCTACGCAGGTGAACGTGCGCTTGATAGCCGCCACCAACCGCAACCTCGAGCAGGCAGCGGCCGACGGCAACTTCCGGCACGGCTTGTACTACCGGCTCTCGGTGTTCACCATCGTGGTGCCGCCGTTCAGCGCCCGTATGGCCGACGTGCCGCTGCTGGCCGCCTACTTTTTGCAGCACTTCGCCACCCGCTCACGCCGGCCGGCCACGTGCTGTGCCTGCGCAACATACTGGACTTCAAAAAGCTCGACCAGCTGA
- a CDS encoding DUF4270 family protein — protein sequence MQFLNNERHLTSQPRTGAGLLGLLLAIVLLAGCKKGNGINDSLPAPAAVNRVAFFTDTLTVRTSTVLIDSIISSNNSGLVVGRYADPLFGTVTGRGYVSLALDAPLLVDQTQVYDSVALDMRSDAYRYGDSTKVQRVEVHQLLNALRTDGKPYHTKDDVPYSTTVLGQRQFRPGTKAKSLHIRLSNVLGQVLWNAGQTNQLTAQEQLGRYLNGLALTPGATDNGALLRFGAAAVLRLYHHSVNDPATVLIYTFTGGQSLPHFYHLETDRTGTALAGLTAFRQALSSTATGNRSFVQGTLGIYTKLEFPYLRSLNQFGNSLVLNSATLQLAVPGAVRDSTAARLPILGTTLTNSSNQIRTAFDTGLAGLASTVRPTVITSPRSGLPQVTYTFNLFNYIQAVLAGTIDNNGLLLSPDVQALVFKGGALGNQANTAAPLQVRIYYTRIVQ from the coding sequence ATGCAGTTCCTCAATAACGAACGCCACTTGACGAGCCAGCCCCGTACCGGGGCCGGCTTGCTGGGCCTGCTGCTGGCAATAGTGTTGCTGGCGGGCTGCAAAAAGGGCAACGGCATCAACGACTCGCTGCCCGCGCCCGCGGCGGTGAACCGGGTGGCTTTCTTCACCGACACCTTGACGGTGCGCACCAGCACGGTGCTCATCGACTCCATCATTTCGTCGAACAATTCCGGGCTGGTCGTGGGGCGTTACGCCGACCCGCTGTTTGGCACCGTAACGGGCCGGGGCTACGTGAGCCTTGCCCTCGACGCACCGCTGTTGGTCGACCAAACCCAGGTGTACGACTCGGTGGCGCTGGACATGAGGTCGGATGCCTACCGCTACGGCGATAGCACGAAAGTGCAGCGGGTAGAAGTGCACCAGCTCCTCAACGCGCTGCGTACCGACGGCAAGCCCTACCATACGAAGGACGACGTGCCCTACAGCACCACCGTGCTCGGCCAGCGCCAGTTCCGGCCGGGCACCAAGGCGAAGTCGCTGCACATTCGCCTGAGCAACGTGCTGGGCCAGGTCCTCTGGAACGCCGGCCAAACCAACCAGCTGACTGCGCAAGAACAGTTGGGGCGCTACCTAAACGGACTGGCCCTGACGCCCGGCGCCACCGACAACGGGGCCCTGCTGCGCTTTGGGGCGGCCGCCGTGCTGCGCTTGTACCACCACTCCGTCAACGACCCGGCCACGGTGCTTATCTACACCTTCACGGGGGGGCAGAGTCTCCCGCACTTCTACCACTTAGAAACCGACCGGACGGGTACTGCGCTGGCGGGCCTCACCGCGTTCCGCCAGGCGCTCAGCAGCACGGCCACGGGCAACCGCAGCTTTGTGCAGGGCACGCTGGGCATTTACACCAAGCTGGAATTCCCGTACCTGCGGTCGCTCAATCAGTTTGGTAACAGCTTGGTACTGAACTCGGCCACGTTGCAGCTGGCGGTGCCCGGCGCCGTGCGAGACAGCACCGCGGCGCGCCTGCCTATCCTGGGCACGACGCTTACCAACAGCTCCAACCAGATCCGGACAGCGTTTGATACCGGCCTTGCCGGTTTGGCCTCCACGGTTCGGCCTACGGTGATTACTTCGCCCCGGAGCGGCCTGCCGCAGGTCACGTACACCTTCAACTTGTTCAACTACATACAAGCCGTACTGGCCGGCACCATTGATAACAACGGCCTGCTGCTGAGCCCGGATGTGCAAGCGCTCGTTTTTAAAGGTGGTGCGCTGGGTAACCAGGCCAATACCGCTGCGCCGCTGCAAGTCAGGATATACTACACCCGCATCGTGCAATAG
- a CDS encoding sensor histidine kinase — translation MSPAISVELRFKDRVALHYVLATAALVAAAYLLVFGVVRHRVYTDLDANLRFEAAKHMGELAVSGRTVRFADRSEWEEREHREVQVDPVFIQVNDAQGRLMDRSPNLKADQLAFDATPGWRAPRNSMLRGKAIRQVQVPIVRDGAPVGYLLSGLSSEAAQHVLDSLALVLLGSFPVVLLVLFGSARRLAGRSIAPIAQITATTARITRNNLAERIALPPRPDELHTLASAINGLLQRVEQAVAREKQFTADASHELRTPLAVLKGTLEVLVRKPRTPAEYVDNITLGIQEIDRLTHLVEQLLLLARFENHAPGPHRQELAVRSSVHDVLLRHRGALSAKHIRVDVEDDPADAIASDPYLVDLILDNVLSNAIKYSPAGSTIAVGLAHRGPRLVCTVADQGIGICPTDLARIFDPLYRSDALAHKHIDGTGLGLSIVAKACTLLGIERTVQSELGQGTVFTLVFPV, via the coding sequence ATGTCGCCCGCGATTAGCGTGGAGCTGCGCTTTAAAGACCGCGTGGCCCTGCACTACGTGCTGGCCACGGCCGCCCTGGTGGCGGCCGCCTACCTGCTGGTGTTTGGGGTGGTGCGCCACCGCGTGTACACCGACCTCGACGCCAACCTGCGCTTCGAGGCCGCCAAGCACATGGGCGAGCTGGCGGTATCGGGCCGCACCGTGCGCTTCGCCGACCGCAGCGAGTGGGAGGAGCGCGAGCACCGGGAGGTGCAGGTCGACCCGGTGTTCATTCAGGTGAACGACGCGCAGGGGCGCCTGATGGACCGCTCGCCCAACCTCAAGGCCGACCAGTTAGCCTTTGACGCTACGCCGGGCTGGCGCGCGCCCCGCAACTCGATGCTGCGCGGCAAGGCCATCCGGCAGGTGCAGGTGCCCATCGTGCGGGATGGGGCCCCGGTGGGCTACCTGCTGTCAGGGCTATCGTCGGAGGCCGCGCAGCACGTGCTGGATAGTCTGGCGCTGGTGCTGCTGGGCTCGTTTCCGGTGGTGCTGCTGGTACTGTTTGGCAGCGCGCGGCGGCTGGCCGGGCGCAGCATCGCCCCCATCGCCCAAATTACGGCCACCACCGCCCGCATCACGCGCAACAACCTGGCCGAGCGTATTGCCCTGCCCCCGCGCCCCGACGAGCTGCACACGCTGGCCAGCGCCATCAACGGCCTGCTGCAGCGCGTGGAGCAGGCCGTGGCCCGCGAAAAGCAGTTCACCGCCGACGCCTCGCATGAGCTGCGCACCCCGCTGGCCGTGCTCAAGGGCACCCTGGAAGTGCTGGTACGCAAGCCCCGCACCCCCGCCGAATACGTCGATAACATCACGCTCGGCATCCAGGAAATCGACCGCCTCACGCACCTCGTCGAGCAGCTGCTGCTGCTGGCCCGCTTCGAAAACCACGCCCCGGGGCCCCACCGGCAGGAGCTGGCCGTGCGCAGCAGCGTGCACGACGTACTGCTGCGCCACCGCGGGGCCCTCAGTGCCAAGCACATCCGGGTAGACGTGGAAGACGACCCGGCCGACGCCATCGCCTCCGATCCGTATTTAGTGGACCTGATTCTGGACAATGTGCTGAGCAACGCCATCAAGTATTCGCCGGCAGGCTCCACCATTGCGGTGGGGCTGGCGCACCGGGGCCCCCGGCTGGTCTGCACCGTGGCCGACCAGGGCATCGGCATTTGCCCCACCGACCTGGCCCGCATCTTCGACCCGCTGTATCGCTCCGACGCCCTGGCCCACAAGCACATCGACGGCACTGGCCTGGGCCTTTCCATCGTGGCCAAGGCCTGCACCCTGCTCGGCATCGAGCGCACTGTGCAGAGCGAGCTGGGCCAGGGCACGGTATTCACGCTAGTGTTCCCAGTGTAG